One genomic region from Leptolyngbyaceae cyanobacterium JSC-12 encodes:
- a CDS encoding hypothetical protein (IMG reference gene:2510096728~PFAM: Protein of unknown function (DUF790)), which translates to MLPTDLLIHRFNGEEIVPKQLALSSENLAIATGLIEIFQSAKGETRGSLNRQLQELEGEETDYRVKRGLAHLLSGDAFSTFETISPLDPGTLRQRVFAIAAQTPASLKATQTTLQQMSTILTQELAREVLPDQIRAGLYADLSENQILTAFEPPTPEALLHRYNLSQVQGVFYRASHVTINAHRNDPGEYKLLFRYLKLFGLMTYIEGDADYGFTLTIDGPTSLFKPNTHYGLKLAMLLPALLHVTRWNLTATLQQKDAYSGKARIGRFAIASDCGLVTHYPAGKTYDSMLEAGFVERWAKTKTEWRLEREVDLIPIPGSVMIPDFRLVHPDGRTFLLEIVGYWRPDYLKKKFSQVRQANRDDIILAISERLNLEKAGVDFSHTPARLVWFKDQISPKAVLDVLNN; encoded by the coding sequence ATGTTGCCAACGGATCTACTAATTCATCGCTTCAATGGTGAAGAGATTGTGCCAAAGCAACTGGCGCTGAGTTCTGAGAATTTAGCGATCGCAACTGGGCTAATTGAAATTTTTCAATCTGCAAAGGGTGAAACGCGAGGCAGCTTGAACCGTCAGTTACAGGAACTAGAAGGCGAAGAAACTGATTATCGTGTTAAGCGGGGACTGGCACATCTGCTGAGCGGAGATGCCTTCAGTACGTTTGAAACAATTAGTCCTCTCGATCCTGGAACCTTACGCCAACGAGTGTTTGCGATCGCAGCTCAAACTCCCGCCAGCTTAAAAGCGACTCAAACAACGTTGCAACAGATGTCTACCATACTCACCCAAGAACTGGCTCGGGAAGTATTACCCGACCAGATTCGTGCAGGATTATATGCTGATCTTTCGGAAAACCAGATTTTAACTGCATTTGAACCTCCTACCCCGGAGGCATTATTACATCGCTACAACCTGTCTCAGGTACAGGGTGTGTTTTACCGAGCTAGCCACGTTACGATCAATGCGCACCGCAATGATCCAGGGGAATACAAGCTGCTGTTTCGCTACCTGAAGCTGTTTGGGCTGATGACCTACATCGAAGGCGATGCGGATTATGGCTTTACGCTGACGATCGATGGTCCCACCAGTCTATTCAAACCCAACACTCATTACGGTTTAAAGCTGGCGATGCTGTTGCCAGCACTGCTCCATGTTACCCGGTGGAATTTAACAGCAACGCTCCAGCAAAAAGATGCCTACTCTGGGAAGGCGCGGATAGGGCGATTTGCGATCGCTTCCGATTGTGGCTTAGTGACTCACTATCCTGCGGGTAAAACCTACGACAGTATGCTGGAAGCAGGATTCGTAGAACGCTGGGCAAAGACTAAAACTGAGTGGCGTTTGGAACGAGAAGTAGACCTGATCCCAATTCCGGGCAGCGTGATGATTCCCGATTTTCGCCTGGTGCATCCAGATGGACGCACCTTTCTGCTAGAAATTGTCGGCTATTGGCGACCTGACTATCTGAAGAAAAAGTTTTCGCAAGTGCGGCAGGCAAATCGGGACGATATTATTCTGGCAATTTCAGAGCGGTTAAATCTGGAGAAGGCAGGCGTTGATTTTAGCCATACCCCCGCTCGCCTCGTTTGGTTCAAAGATCAGATCTCGCCTAAAGCTGTACTAGATGTATTGAACAATTAA
- a CDS encoding pterin-4a-carbinolamine dehydratase (IMG reference gene:2510096729~PFAM: Pterin 4 alpha carbinolamine dehydratase) has product MLALGLLVNVGQLPSAIAQAIADPGFTITVQSTSQNFAMSASILSKAELDTALSQLPGWSVENGKLHRQFQFASFIEAFGFMSSVALVAESAGHHPEWFNVYNRVTIDLTTHDAGGITQKDVDLARKANELAK; this is encoded by the coding sequence ATGCTGGCTTTAGGGTTGCTAGTTAATGTTGGGCAATTGCCATCCGCGATCGCTCAAGCTATCGCTGACCCTGGTTTTACCATCACAGTTCAGTCAACGTCTCAGAATTTTGCTATGAGCGCCTCTATCTTATCTAAAGCTGAATTAGACACTGCCCTGAGCCAACTTCCCGGTTGGAGTGTGGAAAACGGCAAGTTACATCGGCAATTTCAGTTTGCTTCATTTATCGAAGCGTTTGGATTTATGTCGAGTGTTGCCCTGGTTGCTGAGTCAGCAGGGCATCACCCGGAGTGGTTCAATGTTTACAACCGAGTCACGATTGATCTGACCACTCACGATGCGGGTGGCATCACTCAAAAAGATGTGGATCTGGCACGCAAAGCGAATGAACTTGCTAAGTAG
- a CDS encoding anti-anti-sigma factor (IMG reference gene:2510096730~PFAM: STAS domain~TIGRFAM: anti-anti-sigma factor), protein MTVSLRGTREVKDDYQLFRLTGLLDAFSEPKFRSVLGQCVDEGPKHLILDLSKIDFVDSSGLGALVQIAKKVQSSGGTLQIVTNPRVTQTVKLVRLEQFLSLQPSVDVAIANTKAGS, encoded by the coding sequence TTGACCGTCAGCTTGAGAGGCACACGCGAAGTCAAGGATGATTATCAATTATTCCGCCTCACGGGTCTTTTAGACGCTTTCTCTGAGCCCAAGTTTCGTTCAGTACTGGGGCAATGCGTGGATGAGGGACCGAAGCACCTTATTTTGGACTTGTCCAAGATTGATTTTGTGGATAGCTCTGGTCTGGGGGCACTGGTTCAGATTGCGAAGAAGGTGCAGTCCAGTGGGGGAACTCTTCAGATTGTAACGAATCCGCGTGTTACTCAAACCGTAAAACTAGTTCGGTTGGAACAGTTCCTTTCACTCCAACCATCGGTTGATGTGGCGATCGCAAATACGAAAGCGGGTAGCTGA
- a CDS encoding carbamoyl-phosphate synthase small subunit (IMG reference gene:2510096731~PFAM: Carbamoyl-phosphate synthase small chain, CPSase domain; Glutamine amidotransferase class-I~TIGRFAM: carbamoyl-phosphate synthase, small subunit), which produces MAPSSGQSALLVLADGSSYPGWSFGAVGTAIGEVVFNTGMTGYQEVLTDPSYCGQIVTFTYPELGNTGVNPDDEESTRPQARGVIARNVCARPSNWRSTQSLQDYLKQHNVLGIYGIDTRALTRKLRSVGSMNGAISTEILDPIELLQKVQDAPAMAGLNLVREVTTPTVYEWSESTPDVWEFSPTATPDGDRLTVVAIDFGVKRNILRRLASHGCRVIVVPSTTPPEEILKYNPDGIFLSNGPGDPAAVTEGIETAKALLAANKPMFGICMGHQILGLSLGAETFKLKFGHRGLNQPCGLHQQVEITSQNHGFAISADSLPEADVEITHLNLNDRTVAGLRHKTLPVFSVQYHPEASPGPHDADYLFSKFVQTMRENRQQKVS; this is translated from the coding sequence ATGGCTCCTTCGTCTGGACAATCGGCGTTGTTAGTTTTGGCGGATGGTTCTTCCTATCCTGGTTGGTCGTTTGGGGCAGTAGGTACTGCGATCGGCGAGGTGGTTTTTAACACGGGCATGACTGGCTATCAGGAAGTGCTGACTGACCCTAGCTACTGCGGCCAAATTGTGACGTTTACTTACCCAGAGTTGGGTAATACAGGGGTCAACCCAGACGATGAAGAATCGACGCGTCCCCAGGCACGCGGTGTGATTGCTCGCAACGTTTGTGCTCGTCCCAGTAATTGGCGTTCTACCCAATCTTTGCAAGATTATTTGAAACAGCACAACGTTTTAGGGATTTATGGCATTGATACTCGTGCTTTGACTCGCAAGCTGCGCTCAGTCGGTTCAATGAATGGGGCGATCTCGACTGAAATTCTAGATCCGATTGAACTGCTGCAAAAAGTTCAAGATGCACCAGCGATGGCAGGGTTAAACCTGGTTCGGGAAGTGACTACGCCTACGGTATACGAATGGTCAGAATCAACTCCCGATGTATGGGAGTTTAGCCCAACGGCAACCCCTGACGGCGATCGCTTAACCGTGGTTGCCATTGATTTTGGTGTCAAGCGTAATATCTTACGGCGTTTAGCAAGTCACGGTTGCCGTGTTATCGTCGTTCCTTCAACTACTCCGCCTGAAGAAATCCTTAAATACAACCCGGATGGAATTTTCCTGTCCAACGGCCCTGGTGACCCTGCTGCCGTCACCGAAGGAATTGAAACAGCAAAAGCACTGCTAGCAGCCAACAAGCCTATGTTTGGGATTTGTATGGGACATCAAATCTTGGGCTTGTCTCTAGGGGCAGAAACCTTCAAGTTGAAATTTGGGCATCGCGGCTTGAACCAGCCGTGTGGATTGCATCAGCAAGTGGAAATTACCAGTCAAAATCACGGGTTTGCCATCAGCGCTGATTCCCTGCCCGAAGCCGATGTGGAAATTACTCATCTGAACCTCAATGATCGCACTGTTGCTGGGTTGCGGCACAAAACTCTACCGGTGTTTTCGGTACAGTACCACCCGGAAGCTAGCCCCGGTCCGCATGATGCTGATTATCTATTCTCCAAGTTTGTGCAAACCATGCGAGAAAATCGGCAGCAAAAGGTATCGTGA
- a CDS encoding sucrose synthase (IMG reference gene:2510096732~PFAM: Sucrose synthase; Glycosyl transferases group 1~TIGRFAM: sucrose synthase), which produces MSDLIQAVLHSDEKTNLRQFASLLRAQEKRYLLRNEILTMFADYCRDYEKSERFYYASNLSKLIYYVQEIIIDNESLCLIIRPRIASQEAYRLLEDLTVEPMSTQELLDLRDRFVNRFHPQEGDVMEIDFQPFYDYSPTIRDPKNIGKGVAFLNRYLSSKLFQDPRQWQDALFNFLRLHCYNGSQLLINERIQTQQRLSDRVKQAINFVSDRPADQPYEQFRFDLQDLGFEPGWGNTARRVHDTLEILDQLIDSPDHQVLEAFISRIPMIFRIVLVSPHGWFGQEGVLGRPDTGGQVVYILDQVKSLEKQLQEDIELAGLDVLNVHPKVIVLTRLIPNSDGTTCNQRLEKVYGTEDAWILRVPFREFNPRLTQNWISRFEIWPYLETYAIDAERELRAEFGGKPDLIVGNYSDGNLVAFLLSRRMEVTQCNIAHALEKSKYLFSNLYWQDLEDKYHFSLQFTADLIAMNAAHFVISSTYQEIVGTPDSVGQYESYKCFTMPDLYHVVSGIELFSPKFNVVPPGVNEHVYFPYTRKEDRLLTERDRLEELLFTLDDPAQVYGTLDDPDKRPLFSMARLDRIKNLTGLAECYGKSKGLQEHCNLILIAGKLRTEESTDHEEISEIQKLYQVIDEYNLHGKVRWLGVRLPKADSGEVYRIIADHQGIFVQPALFEAFGLTILEAMITGLPTFATRFGGPLEIIQDKHNGFYINPTHHEEMAEIILNFVQACERNPNYWTEISQRGIERVYSTYTWKIHTTRLLSLAKIYGFWNYTSKENREDMFRYIESLFYLLYRPRAKALLEEHMRR; this is translated from the coding sequence ATGTCCGATCTGATCCAGGCTGTATTACATAGCGATGAAAAAACGAACTTGCGGCAGTTTGCCAGTCTGCTGCGTGCTCAGGAGAAGCGTTATCTACTACGCAACGAAATTCTGACCATGTTTGCGGACTACTGCCGAGATTATGAAAAGTCTGAGCGGTTTTATTACGCATCAAATCTCAGTAAGTTGATTTACTACGTCCAGGAAATTATCATTGACAATGAAAGTCTTTGCCTGATTATTCGTCCTCGGATTGCTAGTCAGGAGGCGTATCGCCTGTTAGAGGACTTGACTGTTGAACCGATGAGTACTCAGGAATTGCTGGATTTGCGCGATCGCTTCGTCAATCGCTTCCATCCTCAAGAAGGCGACGTGATGGAAATCGATTTCCAGCCGTTTTATGACTATTCACCCACCATCCGCGACCCTAAAAACATTGGAAAAGGTGTTGCATTTTTGAACCGTTACCTCTCCAGCAAATTGTTTCAAGATCCGCGGCAATGGCAAGATGCCTTATTCAATTTCTTGCGTTTACATTGTTACAACGGCTCGCAATTGCTGATTAATGAACGCATCCAAACTCAACAGCGACTTTCTGATCGGGTTAAACAGGCGATTAATTTCGTGAGCGATCGCCCCGCTGACCAACCTTATGAGCAATTCCGGTTTGATCTGCAAGATCTTGGCTTTGAACCAGGATGGGGAAACACCGCACGCCGCGTCCATGACACCTTAGAAATCCTAGATCAACTGATTGACTCACCCGATCATCAGGTTCTAGAAGCATTTATTTCGCGCATTCCGATGATTTTTCGGATCGTATTGGTATCACCTCATGGTTGGTTTGGGCAAGAAGGTGTATTGGGACGACCTGACACTGGTGGGCAGGTGGTTTATATTCTGGATCAGGTTAAGAGTTTAGAGAAGCAACTTCAAGAAGATATTGAGTTGGCGGGGTTGGATGTATTAAACGTGCATCCCAAAGTGATTGTACTAACACGGTTAATTCCCAACAGTGATGGGACAACCTGTAATCAGCGTCTTGAAAAGGTCTATGGCACTGAGGATGCCTGGATTTTGCGGGTCCCGTTCCGAGAATTTAACCCCCGACTGACCCAAAACTGGATTTCCCGATTTGAGATCTGGCCCTATTTGGAAACCTATGCTATTGATGCAGAACGGGAACTCCGGGCAGAGTTTGGTGGTAAACCTGATTTGATCGTAGGCAATTACTCCGACGGCAACCTGGTGGCGTTTTTGCTATCTCGCCGGATGGAAGTGACCCAGTGCAATATTGCGCACGCCTTGGAAAAATCCAAGTACCTATTTAGTAATCTTTACTGGCAAGATTTGGAAGATAAGTACCACTTCTCGCTGCAATTTACGGCTGACCTGATTGCCATGAATGCGGCGCATTTTGTGATTAGTAGCACCTATCAGGAAATTGTGGGAACTCCAGACAGCGTAGGACAGTATGAGTCTTACAAATGTTTCACCATGCCGGACCTTTACCATGTCGTCAGTGGGATTGAATTGTTCAGTCCCAAGTTTAATGTGGTGCCGCCTGGTGTAAATGAGCATGTTTATTTTCCTTACACTCGCAAGGAAGATCGTTTGTTGACAGAACGCGATCGCCTGGAAGAACTCCTCTTCACGCTGGATGATCCAGCTCAGGTATACGGCACTTTGGACGATCCAGATAAACGCCCACTGTTTTCAATGGCACGGCTTGATCGCATCAAAAACCTGACAGGATTAGCAGAATGCTACGGCAAGAGCAAAGGCTTACAAGAGCACTGCAATTTGATCTTGATTGCCGGTAAACTCCGCACGGAGGAATCCACGGATCATGAAGAAATCAGTGAAATTCAAAAGCTGTACCAGGTAATTGACGAATATAACCTGCATGGCAAAGTTCGCTGGTTGGGAGTGCGGTTACCTAAAGCCGATTCTGGCGAAGTCTACCGCATCATCGCCGACCATCAAGGTATTTTCGTGCAGCCTGCCCTGTTTGAAGCGTTTGGTCTTACTATCCTGGAAGCAATGATTACCGGGCTGCCCACGTTTGCGACTCGGTTTGGTGGACCCCTGGAAATTATTCAGGATAAACACAACGGGTTTTACATCAACCCTACCCATCACGAAGAAATGGCAGAAATTATTTTGAACTTCGTGCAAGCCTGCGAGCGGAACCCCAACTACTGGACTGAAATTTCTCAGCGTGGAATTGAGCGAGTCTACAGCACCTACACCTGGAAGATTCACACTACACGCCTGTTGTCACTTGCGAAAATTTATGGCTTCTGGAACTACACCTCAAAGGAGAACCGAGAAGATATGTTCCGTTATATCGAATCGCTGTTCTACTTACTGTATCGCCCACGGGCAAAGGCACTGTTAGAAGAGCACATGCGCCGATGA
- a CDS encoding tetratricopeptide repeat protein,FHA domain protein (IMG reference gene:2510096733~PFAM: Tetratricopeptide repeat; FHA domain) — protein MLDTGQLKLSREALALFRQGLAAAAVNGYEQAVWFFNQVLELQANCHEVWYERGLALERLGDYIEAIASYDRALSLHPTEDAACEIWHDRGNAFQYGLGDYSQAITCYERALKYCPNHGAIWQNRGNALLYGLSLPEEALLCYDRAIAINPQNNLAWRNRGNSLAELRRYDEAIASYDQALVICPDDQVSWHARSLAAEKIGISDRQPTTNPAWYGSGFGSDQTFVEGDTDSEVIFASKFTAAAEVFSLPVGQPLLIIEDDWGRREIILERDSYVVGRDPSTDICLHSQFVSRQHAVLTQKTMPEGYLFYEIVDGSPDGKASTNGLLINGQRCQGAELQPEDTIVFGPGVRVTYRLLPTSA, from the coding sequence ATGCTTGACACCGGTCAATTAAAACTTAGTCGCGAGGCTCTAGCGTTATTTAGGCAGGGGTTGGCTGCGGCTGCGGTTAATGGTTATGAGCAAGCAGTATGGTTTTTCAATCAAGTGTTGGAACTTCAGGCAAATTGCCACGAGGTTTGGTATGAGAGGGGGTTGGCGCTGGAACGACTGGGTGATTATATTGAAGCGATCGCTAGTTATGACCGTGCCCTCAGTTTGCACCCCACTGAAGATGCTGCTTGCGAAATTTGGCATGATCGGGGAAATGCATTTCAATATGGTTTAGGTGATTATTCTCAGGCGATCACTTGTTACGAGCGGGCACTGAAATATTGTCCCAACCATGGCGCAATCTGGCAGAATCGAGGCAATGCATTGCTGTATGGGCTGAGTTTGCCAGAAGAGGCGCTGTTATGCTACGACCGGGCGATCGCAATTAACCCCCAAAATAATCTGGCCTGGCGGAATCGGGGAAATTCTCTGGCTGAGTTGCGTCGCTATGATGAAGCGATCGCCAGCTATGACCAAGCTCTAGTCATTTGCCCAGATGATCAAGTTTCCTGGCACGCCCGCAGCTTAGCGGCTGAAAAAATTGGCATCAGCGATCGCCAACCAACCACTAACCCCGCCTGGTATGGTTCTGGGTTTGGCAGTGATCAAACCTTTGTCGAAGGCGATACCGACTCCGAAGTTATCTTTGCATCCAAATTCACCGCTGCAGCTGAGGTGTTCTCTTTGCCTGTGGGACAGCCTCTATTAATCATCGAAGATGATTGGGGACGTCGCGAAATCATCCTGGAACGAGATTCCTATGTTGTTGGGCGAGATCCCAGCACTGACATTTGCCTGCATTCCCAGTTTGTTTCTCGTCAACATGCGGTTTTGACGCAAAAAACAATGCCAGAGGGGTATTTGTTTTATGAAATTGTCGATGGTAGCCCAGATGGCAAAGCCAGCACCAATGGTTTGTTAATCAATGGTCAGCGCTGCCAGGGTGCTGAGTTACAGCCAGAAGATACGATTGTCTTTGGTCCTGGAGTTCGAGTAACTTATCGCCTGCTGCCGACGTCTGCCTGA
- a CDS encoding putative Zn-dependent protease-like protein (IMG reference gene:2510096734~PFAM: Putative modulator of DNA gyrase) produces the protein MGSEELHKTTLAEQLLDLAIRSGAEAAEVFQSRSLSRPVFFEANRLKQLESAQAEGIALRLWREGRPGLAVAYGTVDPQLLIDRALALSELNDPETIELASGSKMAYPDLGEVVPVEQLVEWGTQAIALVRDAYPDVLCEAEWECEAETTRLMNTQGLDYGYTDTTLGCSFSAEWIRGDDFLSVYDGQTQRGSLDPEALVEQILMRLDWAKENTTSISGKVPILFTSKAADMLWGTVQAALNGKQVIEGASPWSDRLNEPVIADALTVLQHPNMGPFSCPFDDEGTPTRPITFIDQGILKLFYTDRTTGRTLGSGTTGNGFRPDLGSYPTPGMFNLIVEPGARSRAGGGKSLSELIASMDNGLIIDQMLGGGAGISGEFSINVDLGYRVENGQIIGRVKDTMVSGNVYTALKQLIELGSDADWNGSCYTPSLIVGGLSTTGRN, from the coding sequence ATGGGTTCGGAAGAATTGCATAAAACGACGCTGGCAGAGCAACTGCTCGATCTTGCCATAAGGTCTGGAGCAGAAGCAGCAGAAGTGTTCCAGTCGCGATCGCTGTCGCGCCCAGTTTTTTTTGAAGCCAATCGGCTGAAGCAGTTGGAAAGTGCCCAAGCAGAGGGCATAGCACTCAGGCTTTGGCGAGAAGGGCGTCCTGGTTTAGCAGTAGCTTATGGCACTGTAGACCCTCAACTGCTAATAGATCGGGCGTTGGCACTGAGTGAATTAAATGATCCCGAAACTATTGAACTAGCCAGTGGCTCTAAGATGGCATATCCCGATCTGGGTGAAGTGGTTCCAGTTGAACAACTTGTCGAGTGGGGGACGCAGGCGATCGCGCTAGTGCGAGATGCCTATCCAGATGTCTTGTGCGAAGCAGAGTGGGAATGTGAAGCGGAAACAACCCGTCTGATGAATACTCAAGGCTTAGATTACGGGTATACCGATACTACGTTAGGGTGTTCTTTTTCCGCGGAATGGATCAGAGGCGATGACTTTCTGAGTGTGTATGATGGGCAAACCCAACGCGGCAGTCTGGATCCGGAGGCACTCGTCGAACAAATTCTGATGCGGCTTGATTGGGCAAAGGAAAATACTACTTCTATCAGCGGTAAAGTCCCAATTTTATTTACCTCTAAAGCTGCAGATATGTTGTGGGGGACGGTGCAAGCAGCACTTAACGGTAAACAGGTAATTGAAGGCGCCTCTCCCTGGAGCGATCGCTTGAATGAACCTGTCATAGCTGATGCCTTGACCGTGCTCCAACATCCCAATATGGGTCCATTCAGTTGCCCCTTTGATGATGAAGGTACTCCAACTCGACCGATTACCTTTATTGATCAGGGAATCCTCAAGTTGTTCTACACGGATCGCACCACTGGACGCACCCTCGGTAGCGGTACAACGGGTAATGGGTTTCGCCCGGATCTAGGGAGCTACCCAACACCTGGCATGTTTAATTTAATCGTTGAACCTGGGGCGCGATCACGAGCAGGGGGTGGCAAATCTTTGTCTGAACTCATTGCCAGTATGGACAATGGCTTAATCATTGACCAAATGTTGGGGGGTGGGGCAGGTATTTCAGGTGAATTTTCCATCAATGTTGACCTGGGTTACCGTGTTGAGAATGGGCAAATTATTGGGCGAGTCAAAGACACGATGGTCTCAGGCAATGTCTATACTGCACTCAAACAACTGATTGAATTGGGCAGCGATGCAGACTGGAACGGTTCCTGTTATACACCATCTCTGATTGTCGGTGGCTTATCAACCACAGGACGGAACTAA
- a CDS encoding Protein of unknown function (DUF1092) (IMG reference gene:2510096735~PFAM: Protein of unknown function (DUF1092)), translating into MTTIWELDFYSRPILDEHGKKVWEVVLCESPTQIKAEPDRLFRFAEYCASTEVNSERLVQALQTAIAQAPSPPSRIRFFRQAMKNMITKACNDLNLPSVLSRRTYALNQWLQQRFAEEYPKHPGFQAGSNPSVSFAATTAVQSLPDALIGQKWAFVSLEAGMLEEMDEWAIDFGEAFPLSLVNLSPDAIVPGVIIFSPRAVPMAGWMSGLELGSLKLDTESTPRLLLETGGSDRWILASLNNAQVQTEAQNFETAKQKANGVHFLAIQAAPDTETFAGFWLLQETVLT; encoded by the coding sequence ATGACTACGATTTGGGAACTGGATTTTTACTCACGCCCGATTTTAGATGAGCATGGCAAGAAGGTTTGGGAGGTGGTGTTATGCGAAAGCCCTACCCAGATTAAGGCTGAACCTGATAGGTTGTTTCGATTTGCTGAGTATTGTGCCAGTACAGAGGTGAACTCGGAACGGTTGGTGCAAGCATTGCAGACTGCGATCGCTCAGGCTCCTAGCCCACCCAGCCGGATTCGATTTTTTCGGCAAGCGATGAAGAATATGATTACCAAAGCCTGCAACGATCTAAATCTTCCATCTGTGTTAAGCCGCCGAACCTACGCGCTGAATCAATGGTTGCAGCAACGATTCGCAGAAGAATACCCAAAGCATCCTGGGTTTCAAGCAGGTTCTAATCCATCGGTCAGTTTTGCTGCGACGACGGCCGTGCAGTCTTTGCCAGATGCGCTGATTGGGCAAAAGTGGGCATTTGTTTCGTTAGAAGCAGGGATGCTGGAAGAGATGGATGAGTGGGCAATTGACTTTGGTGAAGCATTTCCATTGAGTTTAGTAAACCTGTCACCAGACGCGATCGTCCCAGGAGTGATAATCTTCTCTCCACGCGCAGTGCCAATGGCGGGCTGGATGTCTGGTTTGGAGTTGGGATCCCTCAAATTAGATACCGAGTCTACTCCCAGATTGCTGTTGGAGACAGGGGGGAGCGATCGCTGGATTCTTGCCAGTCTAAATAACGCCCAGGTTCAAACAGAAGCTCAAAACTTTGAAACCGCCAAGCAAAAAGCCAACGGAGTGCATTTTCTGGCAATCCAGGCTGCCCCAGATACTGAAACGTTTGCTGGATTCTGGTTATTGCAGGAGACCGTTTTGACGTAA